AAGCCAAACCCCCAAAAGCAGTGGTCTCAAACTGGgtattgcgacaccccagcctgagggtcctggactctgcccccttaaggggtgggggtgaggggaaggcagcaacaccatcaccaggatcacattgctaaaggggctgcagggactggcatttacttaccagtccctgcagcagcctctcagaggtgcggggagccctgcgagaCCCTCTGTAGGGGTCTCTGAGCCTTTGAAAGTGAAAACGGAACGATTGtgtcccacttccagtttgcaattgtaTAAGTCTACCCAGGTTTTCAGGCtcaatttttaggcataaatttttcaatTAATAGGCGAGTATATACAATGCATTCGTCAGGCCTAAATCTCCTGTGATCCATTTTGTGGATCACAaaatccacggggggggggggggagagagcttcTTGTGCCTTCTCTGCCTTCTCTACCCTACTTGTACAGGTGTCTCCCAGTATTCATGGAGGATAAATTCCCGCTGCTACCATGGATAGCATGAATTCTACTTAAATCCCCCTATTGCACTTCTCTGCtaatttttcttttgctttggacTGAAAGCAGACAGGGAGAACCTAGAGACATAGTTGCTAGAGTAGTTGTTAACTTTCTGTTAACattctccctcttgcctcctgtagttcctctagcagctacagGCTAGGTTCCCAttgtttgcttcctgttccaacaCGACAGAAAGAAaattcttccttttgcaaagtgtttgcaaagaaagagaggtgagtcatgaacACAGTGGGGTGGGGAtttgaaaactgtggataagtgaaacagtGGATATGGAATGGATACAGGGGGCGGTTGTAGTTTTATAAGTTTCTGTCATACCCATCCTTAGtcagccttttttccccccaaaatgaaaaaaatacGCAAATGTATTATCATTTTCTTTCACACTGTAGGAAGGAGATGTGGTTACATCTGCTGCTCACATCGGACAGAACCCAGTGTAGTTTGATGGGCTCAGTGTTTACTATGTGACTAGCAACTGCATGTCACAATTTTGTTTTACAAATGGTAACTTGAAAAGAACTCATTTGTTATTGGGAAAATGGGGAGGGAGGTTTGAACTATTTCCCCCACCATGGTCCTGGTCCAAATAGGGCCCCAAACCAAGTTGCTGTTCAGAAGCTCCCATTTGTGGCTTCCCTTCTGAGGCAACCAgatcagggcctgatccagcctggggccatgctgggtgggggggggagaattaaagCTACCTCCCACCTGCTGTGGTCATGATCCTGATCAGGTCCTGACTTGACTGCTATTTAGAAAAGCTCTCAGACAGTTATTAATTGCTTCAGTGTAGTGCCAGTAACAGCATTGCACTTTTCTAGCCAAAGTTACCCAAATAACCTATAGGGGTCAAACTAGCCCTATATAAAATTGCTCCAGGCTGAGCTTCTCAGTCTGAATTACTAGGTTTGGGGTAAGGatctcaccttccccccccccaccaactctTCTGCTTCTCAAGTCCCCTTTCTCACTAGCACAAAAGCTTGCCAGTGGACTTTTCAGGTCagctttgctgcctcctccccagtctGCTATCAGAGCTTCCAAGAGACATTTGTTTCcaagaaaacaataaaaaatgcCCTGGTGGCCACATGCATTTCTGATTCTGAAAATTCGACACAGAATCCAAGGGGACAACGTCTTGTTTTGGGGGTGAATTTTGTTGATTCCAGTTTCCAAGTTGGCCTTTAGTATGTtggctttttttccttccttctctctttgattgtcttcctcctcctcttcctcattttctacCAACTCACCAATGGCTTCATCTTCACATTCCTAGCTCACAATGttgaccttctgcttgcaaattGGGCAGGTCTTACCTGCCTTGGGCTGGATGAGAAGCCAAGTGTTGATACAGGTGTTGTGATAAGCATGGGTACAAGGAAGAATCTTCAGTCGGTCACCCACCTCGTACTCAGCCATGCAGATGACACATAAATCATACCTGTCACCTCTTTTGAAAGTCTTCACCTTGATGCCCTGGCTCCTGCGGCACCATTTCAGGAAACTAGCAATCAACAGAAAACTGAGCCCCAGACTAAAGATTATCACAAACCCAAATTTTTGAATGAATTCAGGGATCATTTGTTGGGTACAATAACCTGGCCAGTATTGCAAGTAATGCCGAGATGGATCCCAAACTGAAATACCAACATTGTCCCAACAGGGATTGTAGTAACCCCGAGGTATCATTGCTGTGACTTTGGTCCCATTTTCAGTATGGATCCTTCTTCTCAGGAGCTTGGAGGCTGACTCCGCAATAAAGAGAGAAGGAATCAAGATCTTCTGTCTTGTCTCATCCACCTCAATAGCCATGCTCAccagcaagtctgagtagacattgtGAATGATGGCAGCCCGGTACCCAGCTTGCTGAGCATGGAGGACCTTGATGCCAAAGGGGCAGTCGTACCTGCGGATGAGTACCACGAAATCTTGCAGGGACCTTTTAGAGGCTGCAGGAGCTTTAATAGGATGACAGGCATTGGCAGGCACAGCTTCAACAAGGTAACCCGTGAGATCCATCTGTGTGAGTGGTGGGCCAAAGCAGGCAGGCACAGATTTGAAATCAAGACAGGTGGAGTTATGAGTGTAGACCAGGTGGACAAAAGGTTTCCCCAAGATGCTCTCTAGTATCAAGGAGAAGACCACCAGAGATGGAGGAAACAGGAAAAAGAACTGCATGTCAGAGATCACTTGTTTTAGATGGAATCTTAAAGTGGAGAGTTTGATTTGAGCCTCACCCAAGCattttggacagctgttttgaGACCTTCAAGATGACCTCAATAGCAAGACATGGAGTTATCAGTAGTGGTAGTGATTCTTTCCTTGTGAGAGGCTTTCAAAGAGCCTTTTAGTCATGGCAGTCCCCCCACTTTCCACCACAGTCAATGTACTCCCAAAACACCACTGGTTGTTTGAAACTGTCTAGGCCCTTGTGACATCACTCACTATACTTGGACTATATCCTGGCTGCTGGCTCTAGGAAGAAAGAGAGTATATGTATGTGCATAAGACATCAACAACCTCAAGCAACGGACTCTGGCAGCATACCTCAGGTATTGTGGCTGCCTGTGCCAcaacagcagctcccagagagGACATTATCAGTCTGCCCTCTGCTGAAGTGCAGCACCGTTCATGTGATGTCCAGAAGCAGTACTGCAACTCTTCAGCTCAGATAATCTGAGGAACTAATACAAGCCTGTCTATACAACAGTTTCTCCAGACTTGATACCTCAGTCCAATGACATGATGAAGCAACAGCACAGACTTGCCTCATCCAATCTTGCTTCTGCTCACCTGGTCTCACCTGATATTTGACCCCCAGGCTGGTCCTGGCAACATCTGTTGTCTCTGGGCCCACTGACCCTCATCTACCTGCTCTACAATTGAACCCCCCTACCTGCAGAACAGCACAGAGTTGGACCAAATCCTGATATACCAAAAGAAGACAATGTCATGGATCTGTTACAAGTTAGGGGACTTGTATGCCTATGCCTCTGTGGTCTACAGGAAATTCTCTCCATCTCCCCATGCTTTTTGGTTTCTTAAGGTTGGATTACACATTCATGTTCCTCACACATTTGCAACATGCAGGAACAATTTGCATGTATGAACAAGCTGTCACAGAGTGGTCCATAACTTTCATATTGTCACTCTATGGCAACTCTTTTCAGTGAAGCCCACTGGAAGGCTTCaaaagtgggaggaacagagttCCGTTACTAAGACACCTGGAAATGTTCAACATTCCTCCTAAGGTGTAGGCTTTGGCTTCCAGGGCTGATGTCACTAGCAACCTATCTTTTCCCAGCTTGAAAGAGGTTGCTCCCTTGCTCAGAAAAGGACTAACAGCACAAtgccatgcatgtctactcaaacatAAGTCCTACAAagttcagtagagcttactcccaggcaagtgtgtaatGGACTGTagtctgttttgccaaattcccagtccaagatttgcctagagaacttatgcctacactaagctaattagctcccctttgttccccaacaaaggccctagttctgcactgtagtattgctggaccccaccaccagggtagtttgcctgttcaaccttcctcccctctcctgccagcagcttctccagctacACCTTGGTTCCAGCAGTTCTCGGGTATAGCAGCCACACGCAATCCTCCAGCACCCTTTGTTCCAgctgtctccagcagtccccattccagcagtCCTCAGTAGTCCGTTCACTCATCTGTCCATCAGTTAACAAGTCCATTGGTTAGTCCATTgatcagtcagcaggtccagtagtccatcagccagtccattaatcAGTTCACCAGTCAGCTAGTCCCCTCTCcttcaagctccttccttctgctctctgtctctccaagctccttccctCTACACCCACAcgctctcccttctccaggtgctgcttttatctttgaagaccttgttgcctttAGTGGCTGCTATCTAAGGCCCtgatgttaaccccatgcttcccagacctgccagaggaaggggccactgttgacaccataccTTGAGGGATCTTGCTCATTTCTATTACTGGAGCAACATGGCAACCTGGGAACCGCAAAGCTTATTTTACAGAAGTTTCCTAGCTTTCATCATGACAACGGTGTTGTCATGGGAAGGAGGGATCTTGGAATGCATTTGAGTCTTGGACAAACCTGTATTTAGGAGCTTAAGAAAGATGCAGAGAAAAATGGGGAACCTAATTCTCTTTGTTAGGACCTTTGGATAATGCTGCAGCCATTTGGGGGCTGAAATCATTTCAATGCCATAAACAatattaaaatattgttttaccCTTCCTCTCTAAAACATTTGAGGCCAACTATTCTCACCAACTATTCTCCTCTCTAAAACATTTGAGGCATCATATATAGTCCTGTAATTCTTCTCATAGCTATATTCCCTGAATATCAATTTCACTTATCTGTGATCCCTTTTCCCTAATTTATGGGGGACGAACAAGGAGCTAGATGGGCCCATTGACTGATTCTGTAGAAGTCCTCTTTGTATGGTCAGTGGTTGCACTACTTAAGGgccagctcgggggggggggggctggatcacAATATTCTCAAATCCTTCAACTGATATTCTGTACCAGGCTTGTGTAGCAAGTCCCACTGATGCATGCAGCTCTTCATTTGCATCTCTTATCCCACAAACAAGATGTTGGCACTGATTACTGTTTGGCTGCCTCCAGTTTGGGATGTTCCTCTGGGCCCTCCTGCAATCTACTTGCTCATTAggatttttgatttatttaaatgTCAACAAGCCACCAAGGAGATGCAGCAGTGTCTTTTGGAGAGAGGAGCAATTACAGGGAAAATGTCCCACTTTTCCACTTGACTGGAGAGCCAAAGAAAAGAGAAGTGGCCCTCCTCTGCATTTAAGTGATTACTTGCCACAATCCTGTCTTCTTTCTCAGTTTTTCTATGGGATACTGTGGACAAACTGCTGGCCCCCACCACTGCTGATGTCCTATTCTGACAAGCATACCAAGTGGGTTGGCTCCAGGCACCCAACAGTACTGTCAACAAGCAACTCTGAGCAGCCATGGAGTAAGCCTGGGCCAGAAGTGGCTGTCATAGTGCTTAGCTGTGGATGCCAGGAGTCAGATGTGCAGGCAGTCATGAGGTGCCAGGAGCCAGAGGTGCAGGCATGTGGCAAGATGGGCAGCCCCCATCCTCCAAAAAAAATGGTCAAATGGTCCAGGACAAGGGGAGACAGGCTAAAGGAGGAGCAGGCCCAAGAGTGAGAACCCTCCAGAGAAAGTCCCTTTAGAGTCCAGACTGGATTCCACCATGGGTCAGAGCCACTTTCTGAGCCACTGACATCCATCACATGACAGGCACAAGAAGAGAACTCTGCCTAGGAGGAGTACCTGAAGAAGGGTTACAGTAGACCACTCTAGAGAGGTGGTAAAAAGTCAAATAAGGGTGGACTCTGAATCATTTTGTTTCACTACACCCTGGTGCCTTTGAGCAGGGAAGCCTTGCCCGCCTGCATGCTTCAATAAACAGCCAggtgagaaggaaaaggcagcagtGAGGGTAGCAACCAGATTGGGGGATCACATGTACTAACTCACAtgtgaatttttttctattaaaTGGGGGAAGTATGGTGGGAATGCTATTTGCACTGGAAGATCTGAACTAATTCAGGCAGCAGATCACCTGAAACCATCCCTGTCCTGTCCCCCCATTTTGGCATCACAACAACTCACTACCAACTTGCGAGGTAGCTCTGTTTGAGATTATTGGGACAAACAGCCCAGTCTGGAGCTGCCCAgtacatggggctgcagtggcgccaaaaatggctgccactgcatccagcataccccagacagctgctgccacctcctcaggagaaggggactttcgtccccttcccctgggtaaagcgagtagccccacaatggggctactcgattctacaacgacccttacggcatgtttgcaacagtgcgtgctggtggtaagccagtgcacactctttaggattgggcccaaagttactTAGTGAACATCACAGTGATTTGAACTCATGCCTCTCTAGTCCTAGTCTGAGTCACTAATCATGATGCAACACTGATTTTTGGTCTGTTACACCAACTATTCTCCTTTGtctgtattatattattattattattaacaactttatttctaccccgtctttctccccagagggactcaaggcagcttacaacaaggttaaaacaaattaaaaaaacataagttaaaaacagataaaagcatattaacaacatatcataaaaacagtagtcagataaaaaagttgTCAGGTAAAAAGCATAGagtagcaaatcataaaagaatcaggcctgtaaccaggtatttaaaaagatattgaaagatgttgaaaagatgtttaaaaaagccgggaactcagaaggcttgtctaaacagaagggtcttcaggcctcgccaaaaagtttcaagagagggagcagttcttaagtcaaggggaggagaattccatagcgttggtgcctctactgagaaggccctatttcttgtcgctgccccacatacctccctaggtggcggcacttgtaaaaaggccttctctgattacctaagaggatgagccggattgtaggtgatctctaagataccctggcccagaacagtatagggctttaaaggtcaaaactagcacctttaattgggcccggaaacaaatgggcaggaACTGTAGGTTCCTGAGATTTCTTGTACCAATGAAAGCAGAATATGATGTGGTATTCCTGCCATCCCCAGCTAGATCATGGCCACAAGTCAGGTGATAGATATGGAAGCAGACCTTTGAAACTTGGCCTTTCCCATTGAAGGATCGGACAGAGTAGATGATGGGGAAAGGCCTCTGACTGAGATATTGCAGAGTTGTTTGCCAGCCTAGGCAAGATGGTACCACTCACtggaaagcagcttcatatgtgccAATGCTTAGGAATGCTTATGAGAAGACCAATCCAATGACAGTGCTTGCAAAAGTTCCCAGGTCCAATTTTTTACATTGCCTATTAAACTAGAGAGCAGATTTGGGGAAGATTTCTCCTGGTCTGTGACCTTGGAAAGCAGCTATTAGTCAGCATAGACAGTGCTGGGCTGCATGAACCAGGTGGGTCCATTAGGTGGACTAGTATTAGGGGGTC
The DNA window shown above is from Tiliqua scincoides isolate rTilSci1 chromosome 8, rTilSci1.hap2, whole genome shotgun sequence and carries:
- the LOC136658368 gene encoding E3 ubiquitin-protein ligase RNF167-like, translating into MQFFFLFPPSLVVFSLILESILGKPFVHLVYTHNSTCLDFKSVPACFGPPLTQMDLTGYLVEAVPANACHPIKAPAASKRSLQDFVVLIRRYDCPFGIKVLHAQQAGYRAAIIHNVYSDLLVSMAIEVDETRQKILIPSLFIAESASKLLRRRIHTENGTKVTAMIPRGYYNPCWDNVGISVWDPSRHYLQYWPGYCTQQMIPEFIQKFGFVIIFSLGLSFLLIASFLKWCRRSQGIKVKTFKRGDRYDLCVICMAEYEVGDRLKILPCTHAYHNTCINTWLLIQPKAGKTCPICKQKVNIVS